A region of Planctomycetia bacterium DNA encodes the following proteins:
- a CDS encoding transposase gives MAGKRRVFGAAFKAKVALAAAKGDRTTAQLASQFGIHTSQVTAWKKLLLGQVAELFADGRQRRSEQAADEQELYEQIGRLKMEVEWLKKKATEVS, from the coding sequence ATGGCCGGAAAGCGGCGTGTATTTGGGGCAGCCTTCAAGGCCAAAGTGGCCTTGGCGGCGGCCAAGGGCGACAGGACGACAGCGCAGCTGGCTAGCCAGTTTGGCATCCACACGAGCCAGGTGACAGCCTGGAAGAAGCTGCTGCTGGGGCAGGTGGCCGAACTGTTTGCCGATGGCCGCCAGCGGCGGTCGGAGCAGGCAGCAGATGAGCAGGAGCTCTACGAGCAGATCGGCCGCCTGAAGATGGAGGTCGAGTGGTTGAAAAAAAAAGCTACCGAGGTCAGCTGA